One genomic region from Lacerta agilis isolate rLacAgi1 chromosome 13, rLacAgi1.pri, whole genome shotgun sequence encodes:
- the CCNB2 gene encoding G2/mitotic-specific cyclin-B2 isoform X2 → MPNHLKKDMIVDHGKTRSLLNGPRGPLQEISNRNVIQRPKGFKDPSSFSMEVELCQAFSEMLRGNIEDIDAGDREDPQMCSDYVKDIYQYLRQLELQQRVFPFYLDGTEINGRMRAILVDWLIQLHARFQLLQDTLYMCVAIIDRFLQAQLVSRKELQLVGVTAMLLAAKYEEIYPPSILDFVYMTDRAYTPTQIRATEQKILKELNFALGRPLPLHFLRRIAKVSDASAESYLLAKYLMELTLLDYNMVHYNPSEVAAAAICLSRKVFSEGQWAVKNKYSSSKFLRISTIPQLNSSTIKDFAAPLLGEARQLM, encoded by the exons ATGCCAAACCATCTGAAGAAAGACATGATAGTAGATCATGGCAAGACCCGCAGCCTGTTGAATGGTCCGCGGGGGCCTCTGCAAGAAATCAGCAACAGGAATGTGATCCAAAGACCCAAAGGATTCAAG GATCCCAGTTCATTCTCTATGGAAGTGGAATTGTGCCAAGCCTTTTCTGAGATGCTGCGGGGCAATATAGAAGATATTGATGCTGGTGACAGGGAGGACCCCCAGATGTGCAGTGACTACGTGAAGGATATCTACCAATACCTGAGGCAACTGGAG CTCCAGCAGCGTGTCTTTCCCTTCTACCTTGATGGCACAGAGATCAATGGTCGGATGCGAGCCATTCTTGTTGACTGGCTGATCCAGCTCCATGCAAGGTTCCAGCTTCTGCAGGACACTCTCTACATGTGTGTGGCCATCATAGATCGCTTCTTGCAA GCTCAGCTTGTCTCCCGCAAGGAACTCCAGTTGGTCGGTGTTACTGCGATGCTTCTGGCTGCAAAATATGAAGAGATCTATCCACCAAGTATTTTGGATTTTGTCTACATGACCGACCGAGCATACACACCAACTCAGATCCGGGCAACGGAGCAGAAGATCCTTAAGGAGCTTAACTTTGCCTTAGGAAGACCGCTACCACTCCACTTCCTGAGGCGAATAGCCAAAGTTTCTGAT GCATCTGCTGAATCGTACCTGCTAGCAAAGTACCTCATGGAGCTGACCCTTTTGGACTACAATATGGTGCATTATAATCCTTCAGAGGTTGCAGCTGCAGCGATTTGCCTGTCTCGGAAGGTCTTCTCAGAAGGCCAGTGG GCTGTCAAGAACAAATATTCTAGCAGCAAATTCCTGAGGATCAGCACTATCCCTCAGCTGAACTCCAGCACCATTAAAGACTTTGCAGCGCCTTTGCTGGGTGAAGCCAGGCAGCTGATGTGA
- the CCNB2 gene encoding G2/mitotic-specific cyclin-B2 isoform X1 encodes MPNHLKKDMIVDHGKTRSLLNGPRGPLQEISNRNVIQRPKGFKDPSSFSMEVELCQAFSEMLRGNIEDIDAGDREDPQMCSDYVKDIYQYLRQLELQQRVFPFYLDGTEINGRMRAILVDWLIQLHARFQLLQDTLYMCVAIIDRFLQAQLVSRKELQLVGVTAMLLAAKYEEIYPPSILDFVYMTDRAYTPTQIRATEQKILKELNFALGRPLPLHFLRRIAKVSDASAESYLLAKYLMELTLLDYNMVHYNPSEVAAAAICLSRKVFSEGQWNPKLCYYTGYEEESLTPVMEHMAKNVVRVNRNLTKHLAVKNKYSSSKFLRISTIPQLNSSTIKDFAAPLLGEARQLM; translated from the exons ATGCCAAACCATCTGAAGAAAGACATGATAGTAGATCATGGCAAGACCCGCAGCCTGTTGAATGGTCCGCGGGGGCCTCTGCAAGAAATCAGCAACAGGAATGTGATCCAAAGACCCAAAGGATTCAAG GATCCCAGTTCATTCTCTATGGAAGTGGAATTGTGCCAAGCCTTTTCTGAGATGCTGCGGGGCAATATAGAAGATATTGATGCTGGTGACAGGGAGGACCCCCAGATGTGCAGTGACTACGTGAAGGATATCTACCAATACCTGAGGCAACTGGAG CTCCAGCAGCGTGTCTTTCCCTTCTACCTTGATGGCACAGAGATCAATGGTCGGATGCGAGCCATTCTTGTTGACTGGCTGATCCAGCTCCATGCAAGGTTCCAGCTTCTGCAGGACACTCTCTACATGTGTGTGGCCATCATAGATCGCTTCTTGCAA GCTCAGCTTGTCTCCCGCAAGGAACTCCAGTTGGTCGGTGTTACTGCGATGCTTCTGGCTGCAAAATATGAAGAGATCTATCCACCAAGTATTTTGGATTTTGTCTACATGACCGACCGAGCATACACACCAACTCAGATCCGGGCAACGGAGCAGAAGATCCTTAAGGAGCTTAACTTTGCCTTAGGAAGACCGCTACCACTCCACTTCCTGAGGCGAATAGCCAAAGTTTCTGAT GCATCTGCTGAATCGTACCTGCTAGCAAAGTACCTCATGGAGCTGACCCTTTTGGACTACAATATGGTGCATTATAATCCTTCAGAGGTTGCAGCTGCAGCGATTTGCCTGTCTCGGAAGGTCTTCTCAGAAGGCCAGTGG AACCCCAAGCTGTGCTATTACACTGGATATGAAGAGGAGAGTCTTACTCCTGTTATGGAGCACATGGCCAAGAATGTTGTCAGAGTCAACAGGAATCTAACAAAACACCTT GCTGTCAAGAACAAATATTCTAGCAGCAAATTCCTGAGGATCAGCACTATCCCTCAGCTGAACTCCAGCACCATTAAAGACTTTGCAGCGCCTTTGCTGGGTGAAGCCAGGCAGCTGATGTGA
- the CCNB2 gene encoding G2/mitotic-specific cyclin-B2 isoform X3, with translation MPNHLKKDMIVDHGKTRSLLNGPRGPLQEISNRNVIQRPKGFKLQQRVFPFYLDGTEINGRMRAILVDWLIQLHARFQLLQDTLYMCVAIIDRFLQAQLVSRKELQLVGVTAMLLAAKYEEIYPPSILDFVYMTDRAYTPTQIRATEQKILKELNFALGRPLPLHFLRRIAKVSDASAESYLLAKYLMELTLLDYNMVHYNPSEVAAAAICLSRKVFSEGQWNPKLCYYTGYEEESLTPVMEHMAKNVVRVNRNLTKHLAVKNKYSSSKFLRISTIPQLNSSTIKDFAAPLLGEARQLM, from the exons ATGCCAAACCATCTGAAGAAAGACATGATAGTAGATCATGGCAAGACCCGCAGCCTGTTGAATGGTCCGCGGGGGCCTCTGCAAGAAATCAGCAACAGGAATGTGATCCAAAGACCCAAAGGATTCAAG CTCCAGCAGCGTGTCTTTCCCTTCTACCTTGATGGCACAGAGATCAATGGTCGGATGCGAGCCATTCTTGTTGACTGGCTGATCCAGCTCCATGCAAGGTTCCAGCTTCTGCAGGACACTCTCTACATGTGTGTGGCCATCATAGATCGCTTCTTGCAA GCTCAGCTTGTCTCCCGCAAGGAACTCCAGTTGGTCGGTGTTACTGCGATGCTTCTGGCTGCAAAATATGAAGAGATCTATCCACCAAGTATTTTGGATTTTGTCTACATGACCGACCGAGCATACACACCAACTCAGATCCGGGCAACGGAGCAGAAGATCCTTAAGGAGCTTAACTTTGCCTTAGGAAGACCGCTACCACTCCACTTCCTGAGGCGAATAGCCAAAGTTTCTGAT GCATCTGCTGAATCGTACCTGCTAGCAAAGTACCTCATGGAGCTGACCCTTTTGGACTACAATATGGTGCATTATAATCCTTCAGAGGTTGCAGCTGCAGCGATTTGCCTGTCTCGGAAGGTCTTCTCAGAAGGCCAGTGG AACCCCAAGCTGTGCTATTACACTGGATATGAAGAGGAGAGTCTTACTCCTGTTATGGAGCACATGGCCAAGAATGTTGTCAGAGTCAACAGGAATCTAACAAAACACCTT GCTGTCAAGAACAAATATTCTAGCAGCAAATTCCTGAGGATCAGCACTATCCCTCAGCTGAACTCCAGCACCATTAAAGACTTTGCAGCGCCTTTGCTGGGTGAAGCCAGGCAGCTGATGTGA